GAGACCGTGACGTGAGACTATGATGAGTGGTAAGGAAACGGAGAGGGCCCCGCCTAGGGTCCCTCACCAGACTATACATGACCGAAAGGAGGGATGGGCCCCGACGGGgaaaaaaaagtgtgaaagaacagagagagtggtgggagatgcagaaacagaaagaaaaactgggacatttgagaggaccaaaagcagccctcaaagcctacgtgctagactccgttctagttatgaaaagaaaggaaaaagatgcagccttgaaagaaaacaaattgaacgaaattgaaagaaaaagtgtcttcgattgtctgaattaACGAAGTTACCAAGAGaccagccctctgtgtaaaatatcaaaacctaatttgaagaaaggagatttaaaaaaAGGAGTACATAACTTACTAGATACTAGttaatattggctgtgaaaaaaaaagatattggtttaattgaaaagatttttggcagaggtaaaagacactctccattgaaaatgattttaaattacgagaaagtttcattaaagtttgaaaagatttccagaatagacgtgcttatcaagaaaagtcccgaacagtctaaacaagcaggagggttttgaaaataacgagaagagatctaagctatgcgaactcagcacagaaagcaaAATTGGGAATGAGAAAATCTTActcattttaaaattcttatgggaaatgttggaatgtatacagcttgtgtgaaaattgaagttcagtaaacaaaataactattaaaaatgtgtggtatcgttttaaatcaattaaagaaatctttggcaagtacttgtatTAGAAGTTAAGGAAATAATTTAAATTTTATCTAAAATGCTATCTGGcctgatgagaagacttctattctgacgactttactaatgatttctgctgttttaacggattcctaatttctcagcaagttttgaaagcacaaagactttaaaaaaaaacgaaattcggatgattacgtgaagtcacgtaatgacatcaggccttcttataaacctgtaaagaagttaactctttccattgacaactgttttatattggacattattcatttggatttcttaatagaataaagaagactcacctgacagataaaggaaatggtgggctagtcagaataaaataaaacagaactagcccatgtaataatactcgcctgaaaaAATTATTCTAGGAACTGACTTAATAAGGGAATTTAAACTATTAGTAGACGCCGAGCTTAACAAAATAATCTGGCCACGAGCGGATGGACGTAAAAACAAGTACTCCACGCCCTTATGAAACATTGCGAAAATGGGCAGTGCTAAACCACTGGCCCTGGATTAGGGATAAGAGTCGGGGGTAGACAGGGTGATATTCGAGGCCCTAGAGCCGGTATGGGCCAAAACAAAGCAGGACACGGGCCTCGTTGACATAATGCCGGTTAAAGTCCCAGGGCCCGAACATGAGGGACATAggagaaaacccggcagaaggcctCCTGGGGGCAGTGAAGCTGCACCAGTGGAGAAAGGATGGAAAAGTCACAGCCCCAAACTGCATTAAGCAGACATTACTGCAACTACACCATGGAGTGGCCCATACAGGCAGGGGACCCATGATGGAGTGGCTCACGAGAAGATTGGTGGTGGTCCAGAATGGGGCGGGATATAGCCAAACACTGTCAGCGCTGCATAACATGTGTGCAACATAACCCTGGCAAGCCGGTTAGGATACGGATGGCCCATCAACCGAGACCAAGGGGGCCATGGGAaaatatacagatagatttcaccgGGCCACTCCCGGACTCACGGGGGGAAAGATACTGCTTGGTGGTAATTGACCAATTCACTCGGTGGGTGGAAGCGTTCCCCACACGAAATTGTACGGCCACTACAGTGGCCAGGATACTGGCCGAGGAGATCATCCCCAAATGGGGGGTGCCGGTGCAAATGGATTCGGATCAGGGCACCCACTTCACGGGAGGGGTGATAAAGGCAGTATGTAAACTGATGGGGATAagacagaaattccacatcccataccatcccTGGGGATGGTAGAATGGATGAATCGAACCCTCAAGGTGGTGATTGTAAAGGCAATCCGAGAAACCGGGAGACCTGGGTTGACTTGTTGCCCCTCATTCTAAATGAAGTGAAGAGCGATCCCAAACAGGATGACTGGGCTGTCCCCCAATGATATACTGACGGGTAGAGCAATGCAACTCCCAGAAGGGATCGTTACAGGGGGGACTGATGTGGGACCCTTAAGGGATAGGATCAGGAAGTACGTCCTGAAAATGAGCAACAGTCTTAAGGAGATGAGAACACAGGTCAAGGATAAGCAGCTGCGACAGGACGAAAAATTAGAATCCACCGCCCTCCCAGATGTGCCCCAGGAAGGGACCCACGTAATGGTAAAAGTCATCCCTGGGAAGCCTGGATTTgcaccaaaatggataggacctTACGAGGTTATGATTAGCGGAGATACATATGCCTGCGTTGATATGAGAGGACGGgggcagtggaaacactggacccagcttaaggttttcgagCTGAAAAACTAATGCCTGTTGTATCCACTGTTCTTTGATTCGCCCACAGGTCAATAGAGACACTACAAGCAACATATAcgaccattttgcctttgactatttgttaatataGAGTGGTAAGATGAAACTGGTGTACGTCAAGTGCAGCATGTGGGAAGCGAGACGGAAACGAGAATTCCATGTAACCACCTTTccgtatatgtcttatgtttatgcgcgaaatgggaacttttctagttgctgggtgtgcttgCATATTCTTATACATTCCAAAggaggaattcctttgcgccccgttgccctgaccctaactgagactgtcaagtggcttctgagccagaatggCACGGGAGAAGGGGGGCCAATGCAAGAACGAAGGATGAAAGGCGGGTCATGAGAGGGATCATGAATGGGAGGAGGACCATCATACCgctaccgtgtggacaaccacggggatgtcaccgagtgggagagtgctgggtaccccattagtcaaacattCCAGGGATTGTACCAACCATCCTATGACCATAAAAGGGAACCCCCATAccgagtcctgaccaatacctcggggatcgggaaaCCAACCGGGACCACATGTTTAACCCAAAATGACACCAGCGGAAGGGGACGtgtcatagggtacagcgattgcccacacaacctcaatatCACAACAGGCGCACGGGTCACTATCCTCTCATGCCTTCTGAAAAAAACAGGTGGAGGATTGTGTACACAGTCTTGGGACCCCGACACAATATATGAAATGGCAGCGTATaatggcacgtattttgtgtgcagaCGTAGGGCATGTCCCTAGTTACCCAGGCGATGAACAGGGTCCTGTTATttaggatatgtggtcccctttgtcagacagGTACGTACCCTGGTCGATGAAGATGAGCGATTGCCCCGGTTGAAAGACTCTTTGGAGTTGTGATGTTCCTATAAGGGATAGGGCGCACCATGGATGAACTAAGAAATGTAGAGAGGGTTTTGGAACAAATAGCTAACAACATTGCCGAGGTGATGGAGAGcataacagctgaaatggtagccatatgtACCACTGTACTTCAGAACCGAATGGTGCTAGATTACGTATTGGCCCAGAACGGAGGCACATGCGCATTGATTggggctgaatgttgcacttatataCCCGATAATTCGGAGAATATAACCAAACTAGCTGATCATATAAGGAGAGAAGTGAGGAAATTAACCACCCCGGATGGTGCAGTTGGCTGGTTGGGGGGATGGATGTCTAAGTTGGGACAAAGTATTGTGCAGGGGCTGATTTTGATTGTGGGTATATGCCTGGCCTTGTACCTTGCGGTAATGATGATTAAGATATGTATGTCCAAGTTATGTACCACAATACCCACAGCTGCTGGGACTTACATCAACGATACAACAACCCGACTTCCACCCGTAACATATCAGAAGCTGCACCTCCATTTGCAGCAGTACCACCAGCTCCAGGCTCGCCCAAGGACCCTGGCACAAGATGATGAGGCAGTTCGGATGTAAGATTGGATTGTTCTTATCCGCATGAGATGGGAAAAGATCAACAGGAGGGACTGTTGTGGAAGAATTATCTCTTAGTTTATAATACTCTTGTTTTTGGTACTGTACCATGTAAACGTTCAAGCAACAAATtgcctgcttaaaacaaaagacGCATTTAGACCCCAATGTCcattgaccctgagtcatggagataggggaagtaaaACAATGGGCGGTTGaaaaggcaaacagatgtatatcgcttgtactaataacaggaagagcgctccttgtttttctgctgatgcgaggaaagtaaccccacttgtgtgtgcgtatgctagttaacctttgacttaccacaatgtaaagataaaTTGTCATAGCGTTACCATATAAGGTAAGAcattacaaaaatgttagataattggacaatggtgtaagggggcgggaccaCCTCCAAAGTTATAATTGTATcttggaaacttcgctcggagagaaggtgtggcgaagctgcggagtttccccacttctcccagagcactctgtacgaataaactgttacgtttccctcactgttctcggactcggtgtggaatttatttccatTACAACTGAAAGCTCGGCAgaagcagtttcaatagtaacttACAAAAGGGAAGCGGATATATACTTGTAAAGGAAACATTCGCAGGGCTGTGGGAAACATGTGGCATTgtcgttatgttactggaccagtaatccgaagcctggactaatgatccggtgtCATGAGTCAAAGGgaattaaattcagttcattaaataaatctggaatttaaagctAGTATTAATAATGGTGCACCGtataactaccggattgtcattaaatCCACTTGGTTTACtactggaaggaaatctgccgtccttacctggtctggcctatatttgacgccagacccacagtaatgtggttgactcttagctgccctctgaaatggcccaacgagACATTCAGTTGtattcaggaaggtggctcaccaacaccttctcgagggcaatttgggatgggcaataaatgctgacctttctggtgatgtacacatcccgtgaatgaataaattaaagaaTAGAAAGAGCAGGTGTGAGTGGGATAAATTGGGTATCTCTGGCAATCGCACGGTGGTCCCAGTGGCCTCGTTGTGTGCCGTATCATTCTCGGATTCCAGGATTCTATGCGGAAGCAGACCCGTTACTTACACCCGGATCACATTAATTTCAAACTTTAGCACGTGCTTTATGTactagggtggccgagtggttgtcTACATTAcagcaataactacacttcaaaaagtgcttcattgcctgtaaagtgctttgggacatccggtggtcgttaaaggcgcgatataattgCAAATCTTTCTTCAAGACGTTCGACTTAAGATCCCGTGGTGTCTGCTTGGGTTCGCCCCCTCTCCTGGTAACAGTGTCATTCAATCTTTATTGTCCCATTGCCACCCCCTTTTACCTTGCAGctgctctgccacaatctctctctctgtctgattcgGACATGACTTTGTTATTTAATGATACACAGATTCATGCTATCCCATCTCCCCACCGCCTTCTACTTGTATCTGCACTTGCTTATAACCTGTTAAATCTCTAtcttactcctgttccgatgtatggTCATCGCTCTGAAACAttatctctatttttctctccacagaagcttaAGCCtggtgagtgtttgcagcattttctgtctttatttcagcttTACTTTGCTGTGGGGCCGGGCACTATGCAGCCGCAAACGCGCAGCATCCCTTGCAGCAGCAGCAGCTGGAGAGTGGGCTGCGTGGGGCCATACGATTGTTGCAGGGCAAGGCATCCACATGCCTTAGGGGAACATTGATGAGTGGCCCACAGCAGTTCACCAAAACAtgttcagtggccctccagcccaaataactgCTCACCCCTGAGTTAGCAGATGGAATGAAATGGAAAGAGATTGTGAGGGAGAGGAAGACACAGAGAGACAGGCGAAGAGAGGAGTAATGGGAGAGCAAGAGAGCTACAGAGAAATGTGAAATATCGGAATTGAGTGCGATTGCAAAACTGTATTAGTGACAATGAGATAGTGGAGAGGACGTGAGAGTAAAATGGGAGAGACTGTGAAAAGGGAACTTTGAGAGAGGAGGTTTGAGTGGTAAGGAGATACAATGGAAGACTGATTACCAGATTTCAATTAAAAAAACAAGTCACATTAATCGGCCAAGTTTGGAAGTTTGCTTACTTTCTTATGATGCAAATTACAATAATATTTTATGTTCTATTTAGATCTTTTAGCTCCTGTTCCCAACGGTAACCACCATCTGTTTTTTAAGAAATGGCTCATTGTCTTATGACTTTGAAATATGAAAGCCAGATGGTGCCTTGTTTGTTCAGCAAACTGTAACTAATAACTCTAGTTGTGCAATCTAGAAGCATCATTCGGGAGTCCATATTTATAAATGAACCAATATTTTCCGTTGATTTTTCATTACTGCAGTTGGAGTGATCGCCTCCAACACCAGTAGGTATCCTCTTCACAGAGAATATGCATTCTTCATCGCTTTATTGGGTCCAGGTCGTATATTACCCCATTCTCGCGGCAATTGGAGTACCTGGTAAGTGACTTTTAGAAGGTAATGTGTCTGCCGCGCCGTTTAATATATTGTGTTGCGATTTACACACTGTGCCTGGTAAATATAGTAGGTAGTTCTTCAAGCCTTTGTCATTCACTCAGTTAGGAATGTCAAAACTTGGCTGATTGGTAAAACAAAATGGTAACGGGAGCCAACTTTTTTACTGTTTAATTTTAACCACAGTTTGCTGCTTTCTACTCACTACATACAAGTTAAACTTGGCGGCTCTGCCTGCTCTCTTTTAACCTTGATGTTCTCTTCTCTACTCCTCCAGTTATTCTTGGTGTCATTGTCCctgctgctccttttatccttgaTGTTATCTTTCATCCTGCTCCTGTAAACCTTGGTGTGGTCTCTCCTGTTCCTTCCATATTTGGTGCTCTCTACAATCCTGCTCtttttatcattgttgttgtcTTCTCTCCTGTCCCTTTACTTCTTGGTGTTTTCTTCTGTCGTGTTTCATTTTATCATTTGTTCTCTTCTCTCCTTGTGCCTATTATTCTCCCCCTCCTACCATTTGTTCTTGGTGCTGCGATTTCTCCTGGTTCATCATATCCTCAGCGTTGGCTTATTTTATGGAGCACCCTAGATTCGAAGTGCCTGTGGAAACTCAATGTGAAATCTCACAGATAAAGAATCTTGTGACGGACGAAGCATCTTTGACCTCTGATATCGTGTCACAATCCAAAGGAGAGGGGAGCACAAGCCGAGGAGAATTATTCAATATCGCATGTACATGAGGCCAGCTGATGCTGCACTCTGAACTCCATTTAATGATGTGATTGTTTTTTGTTCCTGTACACACAGTGAACttggtggcgattgtgatcctttcCCGGGGAAAGTGCAgcctctccaaatgcatcactcgctacctggtggccatggcgacAGCGGATCTGATGGTGATTGTCTCTGACGTGATATTACATTGGATCGCTGACCTGTATTGGTGGAACACTTTCCTGTACTACACTCCCTTGTGCAGATTCATTCACTTCCTGGCTCGGACTGCCATAGACAGTTTTGTTTGGTTAACGgtcgcttttacctttgatcggtttgtagccatttgttgtcagaagctgaaaaccaaatattgcaccgagagaaccgcGGCTGTGGTTATAGTGACCTTGAGTGCGCTGTTCTGTTTAAAGAACATTCCCTGGCCTTTCGTGTATATTCCTTATATTACAGCTAATAACATACCGCGGGGTTGCCGTGCAAAAGTACAGTTTTATATTGTACCCACATGGAGAGCTTTTTCTTGGTTTGAACAGCTGTTAACCCCATTGCTTCCCTTCTGTGTGATTTTACTGTTGAACGCTCTCACCGTTAGATTCATTTTAGTTGCCAGTCGCGCCCGAAGGAGCCTCCGGGGTGGTAGCAATGGTAAGAAAGACAAGGACCCCGAGATGAGGAACCGCAGAAGGTCCATTGTTTTACTATTTTCTCTATCCAGCAGTTTTATCCTGCTCTGGATGACGACGGTTGTGTATTTCTTCTTTTATCGAATTACAAGCGCGTTTAGTCACAGGTCGTTGTTTAGCCCTTTTCAAAATTTTGGGCACGCTGGAacaatgcttcagctcctgagttcctGCACAAACACGGCCATTTACACAGTGACCCAGAGTAAGTTCAGAGAGGAGATGCTCAATGCGATCAAATATCCCTTTACACTAATTCATAAATCAGTAGAATTATGCAAGTGGCAGgactgacttccccaacatcgcattTCTACTTCATATCACAATGACCACGGACATTTACCAAAGGGACTGAGCAATAGGAGAACACGGGCATCATGAAAATTCATTTATCGTCTATTATCATCCTTCGGGATAGATAATAACTTATTGGTTACACATAACACTGGTGTTGTGGATCCAGTACTCATGATCAAAATGGCAGAAGTTCTGTTTTGTTTTTAATCAATGAGAATCATAATTGGACAGGTTCGATAACGGCAGCAGATTTGCAACACCAGTTTTAAAATCTAAATCAGTGCTGGTGAAGTTAATCTTGGCCGCTTTTCAAACTGGGCGACAGTGACACTGGATCCCGTTTTACACTTTTCCCGATTTTTTTCACTTACATCAGTGCGGATCATTTTATCTTTACACATATAAGATATTCGATAAGCCACCATTAAATATTGGGCCCTAGAATGCGTTCCATCATTGCCAAAATAAAAAATAACACAGAATGTTCTCCATCACACCTTTATTTATCTCCCTCTGCTGGTTTCTCTGCATCACTGTACGCGGTAACTCTACTCcctatctccctctgctggtgtcactCTCTGCATCACTGTACTCAGCAACTCTACTCCctatctccctctgctggtttCACTCTCTGCATCACTGTACTCGGTAACTACTCTCTATCGCCCTCTGCTGGTTTCGCTGCATCACTGTAGATGGTAACTctactctctatctccctctgctggtttCTGTGCATCACTGTAATCAGTAACTCCACTCATTATTTCCCTCTGCTGGTTTCTCTCTCTGCATCACTGTACTCGGTAACTctgctctctatctccctctgctggtgtctctcacTGCATCACTGTACTTAGTAACTCGATTCTCCATCTCCCTCTGCTAGTTTCTCTGCATCACTGTACTCAGCAACTTTACTTTGAATCTCTGACTGCTGGTGTCACTTTGTGTCACTCACTTTACTTAACTGCACCTTAATCTACATCCATCTGCTGTTGTATCACTGTGTAACTCAATGTACTCGGTTACACCTTAATCTGAAGGGACTGAGTGGAACTTATGTAAGCTGCTGATGATGCAATGTtacgtgggaaagtaagctgtgaggaggacgcaaagaggctgcagagcgattgaCTGAGTGGGCAGGATCATGGTAGATGGAATAAGATGTGTGGAAATATGAAGTTACTTTGGCagcaaaaacaaaaaagcagaatatttttgaatAGTGACACACTAGAAAATGTTTGTATTCAGAGGTTCATGAACGACAgatagttaacatgcaggtacaacaagccatTCGGAAATTAAATGGTATGTTAGCATTTGTTACAAATGAATTCCAGTATAACAGGTAAAGAAGTCTTATTACAATCATACAGggcaatggtgaggccacacctggagtgctgtgtacagatctggtctcattacctaaggaaatatatacttgccttagtgcaacaaaagttcacttggCAGGTTTTTGTGGTGAGGCGATGGCCCTGTCTGGAGAGATGGAGTGGATTAGTCCTATGTTTCCTCGAGTTTAAGAGAATCCgttgtgatctaattgaaacatatacaattcttaatcTGCTTGACATGGTGAGAAGATATTAACcctagctggggaatctagaacatggggtcaaaATTTCAaactaaagggtcggccattttggtctgaaatgaggagaaattacttcactcaaagaatctttggaattctctaccccagagagctgcagatAATCAGCCGTTGAATATATTGATGACAGAGGTCGATACTTTTTTTGAAATGAAGATAATtaaatgatatggggatagtgcgggaaggtagaagatcagccatggtcttgttgaatagtggagcaggcccaAATGGACAAGTGCCTTCTCCTGCTGctatgttccatgttcttatgttcttttataatGTGGTCAGTCATATCTCAATCTATCTCACCCTGCTGCTGTCTCTCTATCTTGCTCACTGTAAACAGTGAACCACTGTGGATCTGGCTGTGTTGAGCCTTCATCTTGACATTAGACCCATGTCAATGCGTGATGCTGAACAAGGGAAAATGTCAATGGGGAACAATCAGGAGTCCTGATGGTGCCCGTGCAGAATGGGGAGAATCTCAAGTCGAAGATGTGGTGATTGCATTTGTTCATAGACCAAGGGTATTGGAGAATGGTTGAGTGAGCCTTCAGTAGAATCTCACAGAGTGGTCAATAAGGACAAGAGGTCATGGTTACAGACCATCATGTTGATCATGTTGACACCATAGGCCTGGGTGCTGCGCTCACGGTGGGAACCAGGCCGAAGTGATATGCATGGAGAGTTGTGGGAGTGATTGCTACACAGATGGCCGTCGACAAATTGATTGAGGATTTTAGAGAGGAACACAAGGTTAAACATGCGAAAATTGGAGTTAGTGTTGATGGGAGATGGAACGATGTTTGAGCAAAATAACACTGTATACTAACGACCGAGACAATATCTGACCAATTGGAGATATTGCACTGGTCGCACAATTTCACATGCGACAACCTGCAGCTGATGCACCTTAAACATATTTGTTTTGTGGAGAAACAAACAGGCGCATTGCACAGAAAGTCCAGTGTTCTTCACGGGCAACAGACGAAATGCTCCTGATTTATTTCACGGCGCGCTCAGCGCTCGGTGATCTGACCAATGGTTTGCAATGGCATAGGGCAATCCAC
This DNA window, taken from Pristiophorus japonicus isolate sPriJap1 chromosome 20, sPriJap1.hap1, whole genome shotgun sequence, encodes the following:
- the LOC139232801 gene encoding probable G-protein coupled receptor 139; protein product: MSNSLKEMRTQVKDKQLRQDEKLESTALPDVPQEGTHVMKLKPVGVIASNTSRYPLHREYAFFIALLGPVNLVAIVILSRGKCSLSKCITRYLVAMATADLMVIVSDVILHWIADLYWWNTFLYYTPLCRFIHFLARTAIDSFVWLTVAFTFDRFVAICCQKLKTKYCTERTAAVVIVTLSALFCLKNIPWPFVYIPYITANNIPRGCRAKVQFYIVPTWRAFSWFEQLLTPLLPFCVILLLNALTVRFILVASRARRSLRGGSNGKKDKDPEMRNRRRSIVLLFSLSSSFILLWMTTVVYFFFYRITSAFSHRSLFSPFQNFGHAGTMLQLLSSCTNTAIYTVTQSKFREEMLNAIKYPFTLIHKSVELCKWQD